The following are encoded in a window of Telmatobacter sp. DSM 110680 genomic DNA:
- a CDS encoding homocysteine synthase, producing MSEEKKQHLATLAVHAGQSPDPATGSRAVPIYQTTSYLFQDADHAGRLFALKEFGNIYTRIMNPTTDVLEKRVAALEGGAAALAVASGQAAETLTITTLAAAGDEIVSTTSLYGGTYNLFHYTLPRLGITVRFVDADDFDGLRAAINSKTRAVYTETLGNPKLDIADIEKLAAIAHENGLPLVIDNTSASPALVRPIEWGADIVVNSATKFLGGHGTTIGGVIVDAGKFDWAASGRFKEFSAPDPSYHGLSYTEAFGPLAFILKARIQGLRDTGAALSPHSAFLLLQGIETLHLRLERHSQNALAVARHLQQHPGVEWVNYPGLESSPYYTRAKKYLPNGQSALITFGIKGGYDAGKKFIDSLELFSLVANIGDAKSLVIHPASTTHQQLSVEEQVATGVTPELVRLSVGIEDIRDIVSDLDQAIEIANGQAFSSVAAHAEVRAAQ from the coding sequence ATGTCTGAAGAGAAGAAACAGCACCTCGCAACTCTCGCCGTTCACGCCGGCCAATCGCCCGACCCCGCCACCGGCTCACGCGCTGTCCCCATCTACCAGACCACTTCTTACCTGTTTCAGGACGCCGACCACGCCGGCCGCCTCTTCGCGCTCAAGGAATTTGGCAACATCTACACGCGCATCATGAACCCGACTACCGATGTCCTTGAAAAGCGCGTCGCGGCTCTCGAAGGCGGAGCAGCAGCTCTGGCAGTGGCTTCAGGGCAGGCCGCCGAGACACTCACCATCACCACCCTCGCTGCTGCCGGTGACGAGATCGTCTCCACCACCTCTCTTTACGGCGGTACCTACAATCTCTTTCACTACACGCTGCCACGGCTCGGCATCACTGTCCGTTTCGTCGACGCCGATGATTTCGATGGCCTGCGCGCAGCCATCAACTCGAAAACCCGAGCCGTCTATACCGAGACTCTTGGCAACCCCAAGCTCGACATCGCCGACATCGAGAAGCTGGCCGCAATCGCCCACGAAAACGGCTTGCCGCTCGTAATCGACAACACCTCCGCGTCCCCAGCCCTCGTCCGCCCCATTGAATGGGGAGCCGACATCGTGGTGAACTCCGCGACCAAGTTTCTAGGCGGCCACGGAACCACCATCGGCGGCGTTATTGTCGATGCCGGCAAGTTCGACTGGGCAGCTTCAGGCCGTTTCAAGGAGTTCTCGGCGCCCGATCCGTCGTATCACGGCCTCTCTTACACTGAGGCGTTTGGTCCGCTGGCCTTCATTCTCAAGGCCCGCATCCAGGGACTGCGCGATACCGGCGCCGCTCTTTCGCCGCACAGTGCGTTCCTTCTCCTCCAAGGCATTGAGACCCTCCACCTTCGCCTCGAGCGCCACTCGCAGAACGCCCTGGCAGTTGCCCGTCATCTTCAACAGCATCCCGGCGTTGAGTGGGTCAATTATCCCGGACTCGAGTCCAGCCCTTACTACACCCGTGCAAAGAAGTATCTTCCCAACGGCCAGAGCGCCCTCATCACCTTCGGGATCAAGGGCGGTTACGACGCGGGGAAGAAGTTTATCGATTCGCTGGAACTCTTCTCGCTTGTTGCCAATATCGGCGATGCCAAGTCGCTGGTAATTCATCCTGCGTCCACAACCCACCAGCAACTCTCCGTCGAGGAGCAGGTGGCAACTGGAGTTACGCCAGAACTCGTGCGCCTGTCAGTAGGCATCGAAGATATACGCGACATCGTTTCCGACCTCGACCAGGCCATCGAAATCGCAAACGGCCAAGCATTCTCAAGCGTTGCTGCTCATGCTGAGGTTCGTGCTGCACAATGA